The proteins below come from a single Streptomyces sp. M92 genomic window:
- the cbiE gene encoding precorrin-6y C5,15-methyltransferase (decarboxylating) subunit CbiE, which produces MADRVTVIGWDGSPLTAAARSALGAATLVAGAAHHLALPEVPAAAERVRLGSVALAARRIAAHRGTAVVLADGDPGFFGVVRTLRAPEFGLEVEVVPAVSSVAAAFARAGMPWDDAHVVVAHPRTLRRAVNVCRAHTKVAVLTSPGAGPAELGLLMEGVHRTFVICEELGTAREQVTVVTSEKAADHTWRDPNVVIVVGGSTGPGATGDGAGWIAGRGPAAGPRGWSLPAEAYGGDLGEGETELLRTAQLARLGPRPGDLVWDIGCGGGAFATEAARAGAAVIAVDRDPDACARTEATARHFGVQLQIAHGTAPHVLEDLPEPDVVRVGGGGAAVVSAVADRRPQRIVAHAATRDAAELVGRDLTEHGYRVECALLQSVGLDTRAWTETERSVAFLLSGVLPDRAP; this is translated from the coding sequence ATGGCCGACCGGGTCACGGTGATCGGCTGGGACGGTTCGCCGCTGACCGCCGCGGCACGCTCCGCTCTGGGCGCGGCCACCCTCGTGGCCGGTGCCGCACACCACCTGGCACTTCCCGAGGTACCCGCCGCCGCCGAACGCGTCCGCCTCGGCAGCGTCGCCCTCGCCGCCCGCCGCATCGCCGCCCACCGGGGCACCGCGGTCGTACTCGCCGACGGCGACCCCGGCTTCTTCGGCGTCGTACGCACCCTGCGGGCCCCCGAGTTCGGCCTCGAGGTCGAAGTCGTCCCGGCCGTCTCCTCCGTCGCCGCCGCCTTCGCCCGCGCCGGCATGCCCTGGGACGACGCCCATGTGGTCGTCGCCCACCCCCGCACCCTGCGACGCGCGGTGAACGTATGCCGGGCCCACACCAAGGTCGCCGTCCTCACCTCCCCCGGCGCCGGTCCCGCCGAACTCGGCCTGCTCATGGAGGGCGTCCACCGCACCTTCGTCATCTGCGAGGAGCTCGGCACGGCGCGCGAACAGGTCACCGTCGTCACCTCTGAGAAGGCCGCCGACCACACCTGGCGCGACCCGAACGTCGTCATCGTCGTCGGCGGGAGCACCGGCCCGGGGGCGACGGGCGACGGCGCCGGATGGATCGCCGGCCGCGGCCCCGCCGCCGGACCGCGCGGTTGGTCGCTGCCCGCCGAGGCGTACGGCGGTGACCTCGGCGAGGGCGAGACCGAACTGCTGCGCACGGCCCAACTCGCCCGGCTCGGACCCCGCCCCGGTGACCTCGTGTGGGACATCGGCTGCGGCGGCGGAGCCTTCGCCACCGAGGCCGCCCGCGCCGGCGCCGCCGTCATCGCCGTCGACCGGGATCCGGACGCCTGCGCCCGCACCGAGGCCACGGCCCGCCACTTCGGCGTCCAGCTCCAGATCGCGCACGGCACCGCCCCGCACGTCCTGGAAGACCTTCCCGAACCCGACGTCGTGCGCGTCGGCGGCGGGGGAGCGGCCGTGGTCTCAGCGGTCGCCGACCGCCGTCCGCAGCGCATCGTCGCGCACGCCGCGACCCGCGACGCGGCCGAACTCGTGGGCAGGGACCTGACGGAGCACGGCTACCGGGTCGAGTGCGCCCTGCTGCAGTCCGTGGGGCTCGACACCCGGGCCTGGACGGAGACGGAGCGGAGCGTTGCGTTCCTGCTCAGCGGGGTACTTCCGGACCGCGCCCCGTGA
- the cobT gene encoding nicotinate-nucleotide--dimethylbenzimidazole phosphoribosyltransferase, whose product MTDTGQIPGEGLPENAGMVEQPGVPAPGAYTYLSETTAEDEDLLLLPGAQSAWGNEVAPPAPEPVVETVHQPGPHEMSGRDSGSVDLSGVRPSEPSPQPASVPAPPRRPLHLGPPIPDTSASPVRSLADRGPADAPVRHAGPPAAGPEYLDAAQTAATPPQGAAPWGPAQAAPQAQQPAEVPVGAGAVRAETVIPVADQAAQPVGAAEALVTRVATEAVAATGGEPGESGQSGGPGEPEVPAADTHAGVPDPALSAPGDADGAGSAPGAEAAHVQGTPEGGDGTRKAVAEPAAEEETAPEAVAAPRAEEAPEPDAVTERPADEAPAPGAVPGHEAEQMTQAALPETGAGEAVEPAPTPQAGPEEPVAVPAQPVAEAAGQPVAAVAQDVSTPEGVAPEAVPVAEPAVDPEAVQDDEPGEAADAAQTVESADAQEPAQTVEPADGQGPAQTVESADAQDPAQAVEPTGAPEAAQEGEPTRVPGAEQAAGADQAPEPVQTVTEPSEAVQLVPSAEPSEAVQPVPLAEPSEAVQPVPSAEPSEAAQPVPSAEPTEAAQPAPPTRPSEVAEPAAQPAEPVEVPEPQDVPPAEARVTGAARTGALTEADLAPGEPAGHEPSPETAAADGQPAPAPEATAPSESSPQPVPVAGDRPHADVRAAAAQDGAVAQPAAREPDHPAADAQPAQGPQSVAGTYAAPGTDVALEAEAPQTAPEPAVAAAASAGGVQPHPDQPVGQFVPVDGGQVPTTPHLAPTPPEALVVPPETWDTPATQEAPEPVAPVPAPREADPEVAQNAEDLDTRADQEGPEDPEDVSTAAEADARRSTGPAAPAYADAEREAVLKVMRERRDIRNGFRSDPIPHEVLLRVLEAAHTAPSVGHSQPWDFVVIRSADTRRAMHELATRQRDAYAKSLPKGRAKQFKELKIEAILDTPVNIVVTADPTRGGRHTLGRHTQPQMAPYSSALAVENLWLAARAEGLGVGWVSFFDEREMVRALGLPEHLDVVAYLCVGYVDEFPDEPELMQAGWSKRRPLSWVVHEETYGRRALPGEEPHDLLAETVAQIRPLDAKALGEAWERQKRMTKPAGALGMLEIISAQLSGLSRQCPPPIPEPAAVAVFAGDHGVHAQGVTPWPQEVTAQMVANFLGGGAVCNAFATQVGAEVCVVDVGVATDLPATPGLLPRKVRAGTSDMTAGPAMTREEAKQAIEVGIETARDLVAAGNKALLTGEMGIANTTASAALISVFTGADPAEVTGRGTGINDETLARKTEVVRRALEVHQPDPADPIGVLAAVGGFEHAAMVGLLLGGASLRTPVILDGVSAGAAALVARAIAPEVLAACIAGHRSAEPGHVAALNKLGLRPLVDLDLRLGEGTGALLALPMVQSTARAMHEVATFDSAGVTEK is encoded by the coding sequence ATGACCGACACCGGCCAGATCCCGGGCGAGGGGCTGCCGGAGAACGCAGGCATGGTGGAGCAGCCGGGCGTCCCCGCTCCCGGCGCGTACACCTACCTCTCCGAGACCACCGCCGAGGACGAGGACCTGCTGTTGCTGCCGGGAGCCCAGAGTGCCTGGGGCAACGAGGTCGCGCCGCCCGCGCCGGAGCCGGTCGTCGAGACCGTGCACCAGCCGGGTCCGCACGAGATGTCCGGCCGTGACAGCGGTTCGGTCGATCTCAGCGGCGTCCGTCCGTCCGAGCCGTCGCCGCAGCCCGCCTCCGTCCCCGCTCCGCCGCGCAGGCCCCTGCACCTCGGTCCGCCGATCCCCGACACCTCCGCCAGCCCGGTCCGCTCGCTCGCCGACCGCGGCCCGGCCGACGCGCCGGTGCGTCACGCCGGTCCGCCGGCCGCCGGTCCGGAGTACCTCGACGCCGCGCAGACCGCCGCGACGCCTCCGCAGGGGGCGGCGCCCTGGGGTCCCGCGCAGGCGGCTCCGCAGGCCCAGCAGCCGGCGGAGGTGCCGGTGGGCGCCGGGGCAGTGCGTGCGGAAACGGTTATTCCGGTAGCGGACCAGGCCGCCCAGCCGGTGGGCGCCGCGGAGGCACTGGTGACCCGCGTGGCCACGGAGGCCGTGGCGGCGACGGGCGGGGAGCCCGGGGAGAGCGGGCAGAGCGGCGGACCGGGCGAGCCCGAGGTCCCGGCCGCGGACACCCACGCCGGCGTCCCGGACCCGGCATTGAGCGCGCCGGGCGACGCGGACGGCGCCGGTTCCGCACCGGGCGCCGAGGCGGCGCACGTCCAGGGAACGCCCGAGGGCGGCGACGGGACGCGGAAGGCCGTGGCCGAGCCGGCGGCGGAGGAAGAGACCGCTCCCGAGGCCGTGGCAGCGCCCCGGGCCGAGGAGGCGCCCGAACCCGATGCGGTGACCGAGCGGCCGGCGGACGAAGCGCCCGCACCCGGCGCCGTTCCGGGGCACGAGGCCGAGCAGATGACCCAGGCGGCACTCCCGGAGACGGGCGCGGGGGAGGCCGTTGAGCCGGCCCCTACCCCGCAGGCGGGCCCCGAGGAGCCCGTGGCCGTGCCCGCCCAGCCCGTGGCGGAGGCCGCCGGGCAGCCGGTGGCGGCGGTGGCCCAGGACGTCAGCACCCCGGAGGGAGTCGCGCCCGAGGCCGTGCCGGTGGCGGAGCCGGCCGTCGATCCCGAGGCTGTGCAGGACGATGAGCCGGGGGAGGCTGCCGACGCCGCGCAGACGGTCGAGTCGGCTGACGCCCAGGAGCCCGCGCAGACGGTCGAGCCAGCGGACGGTCAGGGGCCCGCGCAGACGGTCGAGTCGGCCGACGCCCAGGACCCGGCGCAGGCGGTGGAGCCGACCGGGGCCCCCGAAGCCGCGCAGGAAGGCGAGCCGACACGGGTACCGGGCGCCGAGCAGGCGGCCGGTGCGGATCAGGCTCCCGAGCCCGTGCAGACGGTCACCGAGCCGTCGGAGGCTGTTCAGCTCGTGCCGTCGGCCGAGCCGTCGGAGGCTGTTCAGCCCGTGCCTTTGGCCGAGCCGTCGGAGGCTGTTCAGCCCGTGCCGTCGGCCGAGCCGTCGGAGGCTGCCCAGCCCGTGCCGTCGGCCGAGCCCACCGAGGCCGCCCAGCCCGCGCCGCCGACCCGGCCCAGCGAGGTTGCCGAGCCCGCAGCGCAGCCGGCCGAACCCGTCGAGGTGCCCGAACCGCAGGACGTCCCGCCCGCCGAGGCGCGAGTGACCGGGGCCGCCCGCACCGGCGCCCTCACCGAGGCCGACCTGGCGCCCGGCGAACCCGCCGGACACGAGCCGTCCCCGGAGACCGCGGCGGCCGACGGGCAGCCCGCACCGGCGCCGGAGGCGACCGCACCGTCGGAGAGCTCGCCGCAGCCCGTTCCGGTGGCCGGAGACCGTCCGCACGCGGACGTGCGGGCCGCCGCAGCCCAGGACGGCGCCGTCGCGCAACCCGCCGCGCGGGAACCGGACCACCCTGCCGCCGACGCGCAGCCCGCTCAGGGCCCCCAGTCCGTCGCCGGCACCTACGCAGCACCGGGAACCGACGTAGCGCTGGAAGCGGAAGCTCCGCAGACCGCGCCCGAACCCGCAGTGGCCGCCGCGGCGTCGGCGGGTGGCGTCCAGCCGCACCCCGACCAGCCCGTGGGCCAGTTCGTGCCGGTCGACGGCGGCCAGGTCCCGACCACCCCGCACCTCGCACCGACGCCCCCCGAGGCACTCGTCGTACCGCCGGAGACGTGGGACACTCCAGCGACTCAGGAGGCCCCGGAGCCCGTCGCCCCGGTTCCCGCCCCTCGTGAGGCGGACCCCGAGGTCGCCCAGAACGCCGAGGACCTGGACACCCGGGCCGACCAGGAAGGTCCGGAAGACCCGGAGGACGTGAGCACGGCCGCGGAGGCGGACGCACGGCGCTCCACCGGTCCGGCGGCCCCCGCCTACGCCGACGCCGAACGCGAGGCCGTACTCAAGGTCATGCGCGAACGCCGTGACATCCGCAACGGCTTCCGCAGCGACCCCATCCCGCACGAGGTGCTGCTCCGCGTCCTGGAGGCCGCGCACACGGCGCCCTCCGTCGGCCACTCGCAGCCGTGGGACTTCGTCGTCATCCGCTCCGCCGACACCCGCCGCGCGATGCACGAGCTGGCGACGCGTCAGCGCGACGCTTACGCGAAGTCGCTGCCCAAGGGCCGGGCCAAGCAGTTCAAGGAACTGAAGATCGAGGCCATCCTCGACACCCCGGTCAACATCGTCGTCACCGCCGACCCGACGCGTGGCGGCCGGCACACCCTCGGCCGCCACACGCAGCCGCAGATGGCGCCGTACTCCTCCGCGCTCGCCGTCGAGAACCTCTGGCTCGCCGCCCGCGCCGAGGGCCTCGGCGTCGGCTGGGTCAGCTTCTTCGACGAGCGCGAGATGGTCCGTGCCCTCGGCCTGCCCGAGCACCTGGACGTCGTCGCCTACCTGTGCGTCGGGTACGTCGACGAGTTCCCGGACGAGCCCGAGCTGATGCAGGCCGGCTGGTCCAAGCGCCGCCCGCTGTCCTGGGTGGTCCACGAAGAAACCTACGGCCGCCGCGCCCTGCCCGGAGAGGAACCGCACGACCTGCTCGCCGAGACCGTCGCACAGATCCGCCCGCTCGACGCCAAGGCGCTCGGCGAGGCGTGGGAGCGCCAGAAGCGTATGACCAAGCCGGCCGGCGCGCTCGGCATGCTGGAGATCATCTCCGCGCAGCTGTCCGGGCTGTCCCGGCAGTGCCCGCCGCCGATCCCCGAGCCCGCGGCCGTCGCCGTCTTCGCCGGCGACCACGGAGTGCACGCCCAGGGCGTCACCCCCTGGCCCCAGGAGGTCACCGCCCAGATGGTGGCCAACTTCCTGGGCGGGGGAGCGGTCTGCAACGCCTTCGCCACCCAGGTCGGCGCCGAGGTGTGCGTCGTGGACGTCGGTGTCGCCACCGACCTGCCCGCCACACCCGGCCTGCTGCCCCGCAAGGTCCGCGCCGGCACGTCCGACATGACGGCCGGTCCCGCGATGACCCGCGAGGAGGCCAAGCAGGCCATCGAGGTCGGCATCGAGACCGCCCGCGACCTGGTCGCGGCCGGCAACAAGGCGCTGCTCACCGGCGAGATGGGCATCGCGAACACCACCGCGTCCGCCGCGCTCATCTCCGTCTTCACCGGCGCCGACCCGGCCGAGGTCACCGGCCGCGGCACCGGCATCAACGACGAGACGCTCGCCCGCAAGACCGAGGTCGTCCGCCGCGCGCTGGAAGTCCACCAGCCCGACCCGGCCGACCCCATCGGCGTCCTCGCCGCGGTCGGCGGCTTCGAGCACGCGGCCATGGTCGGCCTGCTGCTCGGCGGTGCCTCCCTGCGCACGCCGGTCATCCTCGACGGCGTCAGCGCCGGCGCCGCCGCACTGGTGGCCCGTGCGATCGCCCCCGAGGTCCTGGCGGCCTGCATCGCGGGGCACCGTAGCGCCGAGCCCGGCCACGTCGCCGCGCTCAACAAGCTCGGCCTGCGCCCCCTGGTCGACCTCGACCTCCGCCTCGGCGAGGGGACGGGCGCGCTGCTCGCCCTCCCCATGGTGCAGAGCACGGCCCGAGCGATGCACGAGGTGGCGACGTTCGACTCGGCGGGTGTGACGGAGAAGTAG
- a CDS encoding MetQ/NlpA family ABC transporter substrate-binding protein, which yields MRNTAKITTAVLATGALTLGLAACGSDKDTATDTSGPLVVAASPVPHAEILDYVKDNLAQKAGLELEVKEVTDYVTPNTSTEDGSVDANFFQTTPYLDDFNKKRGTHIVSVVDVHLEPLGLYSNKVDKAADLKSGATVAVPNDTVNEGRALQLLAANGLITLKDGVGTTATPADITDNPKNLKFKELEAATTPRSLNDVDAAVVNGNYAIEADLKPAEDALVLESAKDNPNNNLLAVKEGNENDPRVKKLAKLLTSPEVKKFIEDRYDGAVLPSF from the coding sequence GTGCGTAACACCGCCAAGATCACCACCGCCGTCCTCGCCACCGGAGCCCTCACCCTCGGGCTGGCCGCCTGCGGCTCCGACAAGGACACCGCGACCGACACCTCCGGACCGCTGGTCGTCGCCGCCAGCCCCGTGCCGCACGCCGAGATCCTCGACTACGTCAAGGACAACCTGGCGCAGAAGGCGGGCCTCGAACTGGAGGTCAAGGAGGTCACCGACTACGTCACCCCGAACACCTCCACGGAGGACGGCTCGGTGGACGCCAACTTCTTCCAGACCACCCCGTACCTCGACGACTTCAACAAGAAGCGCGGCACCCACATCGTGTCCGTCGTCGACGTGCACCTGGAGCCCCTCGGCCTGTACTCCAACAAGGTCGACAAGGCCGCGGACCTGAAGAGCGGTGCGACCGTCGCCGTCCCCAACGACACCGTCAACGAAGGCCGCGCCCTGCAGCTGCTGGCCGCGAACGGGCTCATCACCCTCAAGGACGGCGTCGGCACCACGGCGACCCCGGCGGACATCACCGACAACCCGAAGAACCTCAAGTTCAAGGAGCTGGAGGCGGCCACCACGCCCCGCTCCCTGAACGACGTCGACGCCGCGGTGGTCAACGGCAACTACGCCATCGAGGCCGACCTCAAGCCGGCGGAGGACGCCCTCGTCCTGGAGTCCGCCAAGGACAACCCGAACAACAACCTCCTCGCCGTCAAGGAGGGCAACGAGAACGACCCGCGGGTGAAGAAGCTCGCGAAGCTCCTCACCTCGCCCGAGGTGAAGAAGTTCATCGAGGACAGGTACGACGGCGCCGTGCTGCCCTCGTTCTGA
- a CDS encoding methionine ABC transporter ATP-binding protein has product MITTSGLTKVYRSRGREVTALDGVDLHVREGEVYGVIGQSGAGKSSLIRCVNLLERPTAGTVTVAGQDLTALAGRGPRAGRELRQARSRIGMVFQHFNLLSSRTVQDNVELPLEILGKTGKERSRKALELLDLVGLADKARAYPAQLSGGQKQRVGIARALAGDPKVLLSDEATSALDPETTRSILQLLRDLNRQLGLTVLLITHEMDVVKSVCDSAALMEKGRVVESGTVSDLLATPGSELAAALFPVGGEASGDDRTVLDVTFHGEAATQPVISQLSRTYNIDISILGAAIDTVGGLQVGRMRIELPGRYEDNVVPVGFLREQGLQIDVIDQGPAEGPAQEPAQGSVLVKEGAK; this is encoded by the coding sequence GTGATCACCACATCGGGCCTGACCAAGGTCTACCGCTCCCGCGGCCGCGAGGTCACCGCCCTGGACGGCGTCGACCTGCACGTCCGCGAGGGCGAGGTGTACGGCGTCATCGGCCAGTCCGGCGCCGGCAAGTCCTCGCTCATCCGCTGCGTCAACCTCCTGGAGCGCCCCACCGCGGGCACGGTCACCGTCGCCGGCCAGGACCTCACCGCGCTGGCGGGCCGCGGTCCCCGCGCCGGCAGGGAGCTGCGTCAGGCGCGCAGCCGTATCGGCATGGTCTTCCAGCACTTCAACCTGCTCTCCTCCCGGACCGTGCAGGACAACGTCGAACTGCCGCTGGAGATCCTCGGCAAGACCGGGAAGGAACGTTCCCGCAAGGCGCTAGAACTGCTCGACCTGGTCGGTCTCGCCGACAAGGCGAGGGCGTACCCCGCCCAGCTCTCCGGCGGCCAGAAGCAGCGCGTCGGCATCGCCCGCGCCCTGGCCGGCGACCCCAAGGTGCTGCTCTCCGACGAGGCCACCAGCGCCCTCGACCCGGAGACCACCCGCTCCATCCTCCAGCTGCTGCGCGACCTCAACCGGCAGCTCGGACTGACCGTCCTGCTCATCACCCACGAGATGGACGTCGTCAAGAGCGTCTGCGACTCGGCCGCCCTCATGGAGAAGGGGCGCGTCGTCGAGTCCGGCACCGTGAGCGACCTGCTCGCGACGCCCGGCTCCGAACTGGCCGCCGCCCTCTTCCCGGTCGGCGGCGAGGCGTCCGGGGACGACCGCACCGTCCTCGACGTCACCTTCCACGGCGAGGCCGCCACCCAGCCGGTCATCTCCCAGCTGTCCCGCACCTACAACATCGACATATCGATCCTGGGTGCCGCCATCGACACCGTCGGCGGGCTCCAGGTCGGCCGCATGCGCATCGAACTGCCCGGCCGCTACGAGGACAACGTCGTGCCCGTCGGCTTCCTGCGCGAGCAGGGCCTCCAGATCGACGTGATCGACCAAGGCCCCGCCGAGGGCCCCGCCCAGGAACCCGCGCAGGGCTCCGTGCTGGTGAAGGAAGGTGCCAAGTGA
- a CDS encoding sigma-70 family RNA polymerase sigma factor, whose protein sequence is MTPDLVAALHPLLTAEAAAEAYASGAEPGDLEQAVWLRLLERLAAEGPPRDPHEWLRGAVRTEARRTRRTGRDERPYDTEPADAAEDEPEQLVLAADRRRALRDAVRRLPGRCPRLIEALLSPKDLTYREIAGELGISQGSLGPERSRCLGCLRRLLAPEVAVRRRRG, encoded by the coding sequence ATGACACCCGACCTGGTCGCCGCCCTGCACCCTCTGCTCACCGCCGAGGCCGCGGCCGAGGCATATGCGTCCGGAGCCGAGCCCGGCGACCTGGAACAGGCCGTCTGGCTGCGCCTCCTCGAGCGGCTGGCGGCCGAGGGGCCGCCCCGCGACCCCCACGAGTGGCTGCGCGGCGCCGTCCGCACCGAGGCCCGCCGCACCCGCCGGACCGGTCGCGACGAGCGGCCGTACGACACCGAACCCGCCGACGCCGCCGAGGACGAGCCGGAACAGCTCGTCCTCGCCGCCGACCGCCGCCGGGCCTTGCGCGACGCCGTGCGCCGGCTGCCCGGCCGCTGCCCCCGGCTGATCGAGGCCCTGCTGTCGCCGAAAGACCTCACATACCGGGAGATCGCGGGGGAGTTGGGTATCTCACAGGGCAGTCTAGGCCCGGAACGTTCCCGATGTCTGGGATGTCTGCGGCGACTGCTGGCGCCGGAGGTTGCGGTCCGCCGACGACGGGGATAG
- a CDS encoding GNAT family N-acetyltransferase, with the protein MTSTFPNISISTERLVLRPLDEDDVPALTAMMNDEQVGAWTHVPQPFTERHAGTWIGEHAPAERTAGRGLDLAVTEFLTQRLVGVIQLTRTNWHVRSTELSYIVAPWARGEGYASEAALATAQWLFGDQKFERLELRTAADNTASQQVAQKIGCISEGVLRNACIARVRTDDEVWTDVRTDFIVWSLLPEDLEGASGPLTDDGGFGTFTDWN; encoded by the coding sequence ATGACGAGCACCTTCCCCAACATCTCCATCAGCACGGAGCGGTTGGTGCTGCGTCCCCTCGACGAGGACGACGTCCCCGCCCTCACCGCCATGATGAACGACGAGCAGGTCGGCGCCTGGACCCACGTCCCGCAGCCCTTCACCGAGCGGCACGCCGGTACCTGGATCGGCGAGCACGCCCCCGCCGAACGCACGGCGGGCCGGGGACTCGACCTGGCCGTCACCGAGTTCCTCACCCAGCGGCTGGTCGGCGTCATCCAGCTCACCAGGACCAACTGGCACGTACGGTCCACCGAGCTGTCGTACATCGTCGCCCCCTGGGCCCGCGGCGAGGGTTACGCGTCCGAGGCGGCGCTCGCCACCGCCCAGTGGCTCTTCGGCGACCAGAAGTTCGAGCGCCTGGAACTGCGCACGGCCGCCGACAACACCGCCTCCCAGCAGGTCGCCCAGAAGATCGGCTGCATCAGCGAGGGCGTCCTGCGCAACGCCTGCATAGCCCGCGTCCGCACCGACGACGAGGTGTGGACGGACGTACGCACCGACTTCATCGTGTGGAGCCTGCTGCCGGAGGACCTCGAGGGCGCGTCCGGGCCGCTGACCGACGACGGCGGTTTCGGCACCTTCACCGACTGGAACTGA
- a CDS encoding methionine ABC transporter permease, which produces MTWSEMQPLLEQACQETLIMVGWSTLIAIVGGLPLGILLVLTDKGGLLQNTVVNKVIGQIVNIGRSLPFIILMVALMSFTRWVTGTTIGSEAAIVPLAIGGIPFFARLVETAVREVDGGLVEAVQAMGGNTWTVVRKVLVPEALPSLIASTTTTVIALIGYSAMAGTVGGGGLGDLAVRYGYNRFESGLMWVTVAVLAVAISLIQFAGDAAARALHRRGGRSAAAPRLRLLRAKEPAAADVGKVA; this is translated from the coding sequence GTGACCTGGTCCGAGATGCAGCCCCTGCTGGAGCAGGCCTGTCAGGAGACCCTGATCATGGTCGGCTGGTCGACCCTGATCGCGATCGTGGGCGGACTCCCGCTCGGCATCCTGCTCGTCCTCACCGACAAGGGCGGGCTGCTCCAGAACACCGTGGTGAACAAGGTCATCGGCCAGATCGTGAACATCGGCCGCTCACTGCCGTTCATCATCCTCATGGTCGCCCTCATGAGCTTCACCCGCTGGGTCACCGGCACCACCATCGGCAGCGAGGCCGCGATCGTGCCGCTCGCCATCGGCGGCATCCCGTTCTTCGCGCGGCTGGTCGAGACGGCCGTCCGCGAGGTCGACGGAGGTCTGGTCGAGGCCGTCCAGGCCATGGGCGGCAACACCTGGACCGTGGTCCGCAAGGTCCTGGTGCCCGAGGCGCTGCCCTCGCTGATCGCCTCCACCACGACCACGGTCATCGCCCTCATCGGCTACTCCGCCATGGCCGGCACCGTCGGCGGCGGCGGCCTCGGCGACCTCGCCGTCCGCTACGGCTACAACCGTTTCGAGTCCGGCCTGATGTGGGTGACCGTCGCGGTCCTCGCCGTCGCCATCTCGCTCATCCAGTTCGCCGGCGACGCCGCCGCCCGCGCCCTGCACCGCCGCGGCGGACGTTCCGCAGCCGCACCCCGGCTGCGGCTGCTCAGGGCCAAGGAGCCCGCCGCGGCCGACGTCGGCAAGGTCGCGTAG
- a CDS encoding GNAT family N-acetyltransferase gives MGMSVTISAATEQDAEQIFRLQYLCFQSEAALYGNYRIDPLVQTLDSVREEVAGDCVFVARLGDEVVGSVRGRVAGDGAASIGKLCVHPRLQGHGIGARLLRAAESALAGERGAKRFRLHTGHRSDSNLRLYRRVGYETVGTAQGADGVPMIVLEKAAGEYAATA, from the coding sequence ATGGGCATGAGCGTGACCATCTCGGCGGCGACCGAGCAGGATGCCGAGCAGATCTTCCGGCTGCAGTACCTCTGCTTCCAGAGCGAGGCGGCGCTGTACGGCAACTACCGCATCGACCCGCTCGTCCAGACCCTCGACTCGGTGCGCGAGGAGGTCGCCGGTGACTGCGTCTTCGTCGCGCGGCTCGGCGACGAGGTCGTCGGTTCGGTGCGCGGGCGGGTGGCCGGGGACGGGGCCGCGTCCATCGGCAAGCTCTGCGTCCACCCCCGCCTCCAGGGGCACGGCATCGGCGCCCGGCTGCTGCGCGCGGCGGAGTCGGCGCTCGCCGGGGAGCGCGGCGCCAAGCGCTTCCGCCTGCACACCGGCCACCGCAGCGACAGCAACCTGCGGCTCTACCGGCGAGTCGGCTACGAGACGGTCGGGACGGCACAGGGCGCCGACGGCGTGCCCATGATCGTCCTGGAGAAGGCCGCCGGGGAGTACGCCGCCACGGCCTGA